Proteins from a single region of Thiomicrorhabdus sp. Kp2:
- a CDS encoding copper resistance protein B — translation MKIQHFYKLPGLFTTLFLSLLGVNHSAQAGMMDEPVVAKFLVDKFEATNQQDNPKVWELDFWVMQDIQRIVFSSEGETVNGETESENRLVYGHGIAPYWDVQFGLGYDTHANQSHNWGVVGISGMAPYFFETNLHALIDSDGNLGLRASLEVEWLITQRLILVPEISASAYSADIANMKIGSGLSSAGLGVRLKYEIERKLAPYIGVQWSKNFGNTAKFTNFDQDTYLVAGIRFWF, via the coding sequence ATGAAAATACAGCATTTTTATAAACTACCAGGCCTGTTTACAACTCTGTTTTTAAGCTTATTAGGAGTTAATCACAGTGCACAAGCTGGCATGATGGATGAACCCGTTGTAGCCAAATTTTTAGTTGATAAATTTGAGGCCACAAACCAACAAGACAACCCTAAAGTGTGGGAGCTAGATTTTTGGGTAATGCAAGATATCCAACGCATTGTGTTTTCCTCTGAAGGTGAAACCGTTAATGGCGAAACCGAAAGTGAAAACAGGCTGGTTTATGGCCATGGCATTGCGCCTTATTGGGATGTGCAATTTGGCTTAGGCTACGACACCCACGCAAATCAATCACATAATTGGGGCGTGGTTGGTATATCAGGCATGGCACCCTATTTCTTTGAAACCAACCTACATGCTCTAATTGATAGTGACGGTAATCTTGGTTTAAGAGCCAGCTTAGAAGTGGAATGGTTGATTACCCAGCGACTCATACTTGTGCCTGAAATAAGCGCATCGGCTTACAGTGCGGATATTGCAAATATGAAAATCGGTTCGGGACTATCTTCAGCAGGCTTAGGGGTAAGACTTAAATATGAGATAGAACGTAAGTTGGCGCCTTACATTGGTGTGCAATGGAGCAAAAATTTTGGCAATACCGCCAAGTTTACAAACTTTGATCAAGATACCTATCTTGTTGCAGGCATTCGTTTTTGGTTTTAA
- a CDS encoding efflux RND transporter periplasmic adaptor subunit, which yields MRKFIVFITLCSLTFSSLAQANGKPPVQVIAYETTLQSESQSIQALGRLQAQQSIQITSNVTDTIDKIHFKAGDHVQKGQLLVELNNRQELAQLQESKALEQESYAQYERVKKALRSNTVTKAVVDEKYRQWQTAIAQRKVKEAVLANYQIKAPFDGQLGFTPYSQGAILAANTNLVSLDDISSMRLDLFVPIKYLNFIAPGLAVSVQTDAYPNQTFTGKITAISPRLESAVRLIQVQANIPNPKNKLKTNMVVNAQIALPNKAFLSVPNTAILMLGDYEFAYRLKPSKEGLYAAEKVAIQVGEVGQSQTEILSGLKEGDLVVSQGVMRVNAKVPIKIKALQNNTEQAKLLQPSAKKPKDQGQ from the coding sequence ATGCGCAAATTTATTGTATTTATCACACTATGCTCTTTAACCTTTAGCTCACTGGCTCAAGCCAATGGCAAACCGCCTGTTCAAGTCATTGCTTATGAAACGACATTGCAATCAGAAAGCCAAAGTATTCAAGCACTCGGTCGTTTGCAGGCACAGCAATCTATTCAAATCACCTCTAATGTCACGGACACCATCGATAAAATTCATTTTAAAGCGGGTGACCATGTTCAAAAAGGTCAACTTCTTGTAGAGCTGAATAACCGTCAAGAGCTTGCGCAGTTACAAGAGAGTAAAGCTTTAGAACAAGAGAGTTATGCGCAGTATGAGCGTGTAAAAAAAGCCTTACGGAGCAATACCGTAACCAAAGCGGTCGTGGATGAAAAGTACCGACAATGGCAAACCGCCATTGCACAGCGCAAAGTAAAAGAAGCGGTACTCGCAAACTATCAAATCAAAGCGCCCTTTGATGGCCAACTTGGCTTCACGCCCTATTCTCAAGGTGCCATTTTGGCTGCAAACACCAACTTAGTTAGTTTGGACGATATTAGCAGTATGCGTTTAGACCTATTTGTGCCAATCAAATATCTTAACTTTATCGCACCAGGCCTGGCTGTTTCTGTGCAAACGGATGCTTACCCAAATCAGACATTTACAGGAAAAATTACCGCCATTTCACCCCGATTAGAGAGCGCTGTTCGTCTCATTCAAGTACAAGCCAATATTCCTAACCCAAAAAATAAGCTTAAAACCAATATGGTGGTCAATGCGCAAATTGCCCTCCCAAATAAAGCTTTCTTGTCGGTACCCAATACAGCTATTCTCATGCTGGGCGATTATGAATTTGCCTATCGACTTAAACCTAGTAAAGAAGGCCTTTATGCGGCAGAAAAAGTAGCCATTCAAGTGGGTGAAGTAGGTCAATCACAAACAGAAATTCTCTCTGGTCTTAAAGAGGGCGATCTTGTGGTAAGCCAAGGAGTGATGCGTGTGAACGCTAAGGTACCCATTAAAATTAAGGCGCTACAAAACAACACTGAACAAGCGAAATTACTGCAACCATCGGCCAAAAAACCGAAAGATCAGGGTCAATAA
- a CDS encoding efflux RND transporter permease subunit produces MWLSDTSVKRPILATVASLLLLAFGLMAFDRMSLREYPNVDAPIVTIDTSYLGASAKVVENRITKLIENRISGVSGIQYIESTSSDGRSSIKVEFSIERDIDDAANDIRDRVARIADDLPEQATAPEVEKVDGDESVIMWFNLASDQMTVPQLTDYAERYLVDRFSVLDGVARVRVGGGQSYALRIWLNPQKMAVYDVTTQDIENQLRTANVELPIGALQGEHILFTLQADKPLSSIDDLKNLIIKQNQQIGQLTLQDVAEVKLGAIERRRLFRGNGVPMVGVGIIKQSTANTLTVAELARERKEIVNKSLPQGLELKESFDSSVFVQQAVNEVYKTLFIALGLVSLVMLAFLKSWRLALVPMVTLPVSLIATFGILWTLGFSINLLTLLALVLAIGLVVDDAIVVLENTQRHIDMGHKPIAAAYLGTRQVGFAVIATTLTLIAVFLPIAFLEGQIGRLFSEFAITLAVAVIFSSWVALTLSPALASNLLKPRKSKLPGLVESENKSHRPAPSHLFKKLLVKSLRHTWISILLFISVVGAGVYYSADVPKEYVPKEDRGAFFVMIKGPEGATYEYMQSYMNEIEERLMPLVDSGEAKRLLIRAPRSFSSTEIFNTGFVIVVLEDWAQRRSAYTIMNEVRKKLADLTGVKAVPVMRSPIGGRIQKPVQFVIGGSSYEELEQWQEQMNQAIQENNPGLVGLDWDYEPNKPQIGIQVDYAKAAAFGISHQDVTETLQMLLGSKRVTTYQHEGEEIDIYLKADHKWFSSPQDFEQIYLRSATTDQMIPLSTVITLSTSGEASSLNRYNRVRSMTLSAKLEDGYSLDQALTFLQELTRATLPPEAIIDYKGQSRDFQNSSSSFYFVFILGILVIFLVLAAQFESFIHPMVILLTVPLALVGGLFALLVFNMSLNIYSQIALVLLLGLATKNGILIVEFTNQLRDKGYTTYHALVSATQLRLRPILMTAITTIAGTLPLIFSSGAGAETRYILGIVLFFGVAFSTLLSLFIIPSAYALMAKNSGSPLASTRKLESALDKQDE; encoded by the coding sequence ATGTGGCTATCTGATACCTCTGTCAAACGTCCTATATTAGCAACCGTTGCTTCTTTATTATTATTAGCCTTTGGACTCATGGCGTTTGATCGCATGAGTTTAAGAGAGTATCCCAATGTGGATGCCCCTATTGTTACCATCGACACCTCCTATCTTGGCGCTTCCGCCAAAGTGGTTGAAAACCGCATTACAAAGCTAATTGAAAACCGTATTTCTGGGGTTTCGGGTATTCAATATATTGAATCCACCTCAAGCGATGGGCGCTCTAGTATTAAAGTGGAGTTTTCCATCGAGCGTGACATTGACGATGCGGCCAACGATATTCGTGACCGAGTGGCGCGTATTGCCGATGATTTACCAGAACAAGCCACCGCCCCCGAGGTTGAAAAAGTAGATGGCGATGAAAGTGTCATTATGTGGTTTAACCTCGCCAGCGACCAAATGACTGTGCCACAACTCACCGATTACGCTGAACGTTATTTGGTTGACCGTTTTTCCGTACTGGATGGCGTAGCACGAGTGCGTGTGGGCGGCGGGCAATCTTACGCTTTGCGCATTTGGTTAAACCCGCAAAAAATGGCCGTCTATGACGTTACCACGCAAGACATTGAAAACCAGCTGAGAACCGCTAATGTTGAGCTTCCTATCGGTGCTTTGCAGGGTGAGCACATCTTGTTTACCTTACAAGCTGACAAACCGCTTAGCAGCATTGATGACCTTAAAAACCTCATCATTAAACAGAACCAACAAATTGGCCAGCTTACCCTGCAAGATGTAGCGGAGGTTAAATTAGGAGCCATTGAACGCCGTCGTCTCTTCCGTGGAAATGGCGTACCCATGGTCGGTGTAGGGATTATTAAACAGTCTACCGCCAATACTCTAACGGTTGCTGAACTCGCTCGAGAACGCAAAGAGATTGTTAATAAATCACTGCCACAAGGCCTTGAACTCAAAGAGAGTTTTGACTCTTCTGTATTTGTTCAACAAGCGGTTAATGAGGTTTATAAAACCCTATTTATTGCATTGGGTTTAGTCTCTTTAGTGATGTTAGCTTTCTTAAAAAGTTGGCGTTTGGCATTGGTTCCTATGGTCACACTACCCGTATCACTGATTGCAACCTTTGGTATTTTATGGACTTTAGGCTTTTCCATTAACCTATTAACCTTACTGGCGCTCGTACTGGCGATTGGTTTAGTGGTTGATGATGCCATCGTGGTATTAGAAAACACTCAACGTCATATTGATATGGGGCATAAGCCAATCGCAGCGGCTTATTTAGGTACACGCCAAGTTGGTTTTGCGGTTATTGCAACCACCTTAACCCTCATTGCGGTGTTTTTACCCATCGCCTTTTTAGAAGGCCAAATTGGGCGACTCTTCTCTGAATTTGCTATTACCCTAGCGGTCGCGGTTATTTTTTCAAGTTGGGTGGCCTTAACGCTATCACCCGCTTTAGCTTCAAATCTATTAAAGCCACGCAAAAGCAAGTTACCAGGCCTGGTAGAAAGCGAAAATAAAAGCCATCGTCCTGCACCGTCTCATCTCTTTAAAAAGTTATTGGTTAAAAGTTTACGCCACACCTGGATAAGTATTTTGTTGTTTATTAGTGTGGTTGGCGCAGGCGTTTACTATTCAGCAGACGTTCCCAAAGAGTATGTGCCTAAAGAAGACCGTGGGGCGTTTTTTGTGATGATTAAAGGCCCTGAAGGCGCAACCTATGAGTATATGCAAAGCTATATGAATGAAATTGAAGAGCGTTTAATGCCTTTGGTTGATAGTGGTGAAGCAAAACGTTTACTGATACGTGCACCTAGATCCTTTAGCAGTACCGAAATTTTTAATACGGGCTTTGTGATTGTTGTGCTCGAAGATTGGGCTCAGCGCCGTTCTGCTTATACCATAATGAATGAAGTGCGTAAAAAACTGGCTGATTTAACAGGGGTAAAAGCCGTGCCTGTTATGCGCTCACCTATTGGTGGACGTATTCAAAAACCAGTGCAATTTGTGATTGGTGGCTCAAGCTATGAAGAGCTTGAACAATGGCAAGAACAAATGAATCAAGCGATACAAGAAAACAACCCAGGCCTGGTAGGTTTAGATTGGGATTATGAGCCAAATAAACCGCAAATTGGTATTCAAGTGGATTATGCCAAAGCGGCCGCTTTTGGTATATCGCATCAAGATGTCACTGAAACCCTGCAAATGTTATTGGGTAGTAAACGTGTTACCACCTACCAGCATGAAGGTGAAGAGATTGATATCTACCTAAAAGCCGACCATAAATGGTTCAGTTCGCCGCAAGATTTTGAGCAGATCTATTTACGTTCAGCCACCACCGATCAAATGATTCCATTATCAACGGTAATCACCTTATCTACCTCTGGAGAGGCCTCAAGTTTAAACCGCTATAACCGTGTGCGCTCTATGACCTTATCGGCCAAACTCGAAGATGGCTACTCATTAGACCAAGCCTTAACATTCTTACAAGAGCTAACGCGTGCCACCTTACCTCCAGAAGCGATTATTGACTATAAAGGCCAATCTAGAGACTTCCAAAATAGCTCAAGTTCGTTTTATTTTGTCTTTATTCTAGGGATTTTGGTTATCTTTTTAGTATTAGCCGCTCAGTTTGAAAGTTTTATTCACCCAATGGTCATTTTACTGACCGTGCCACTCGCTTTAGTAGGCGGGCTGTTTGCCCTGCTCGTCTTTAATATGAGCTTGAATATATATAGCCAAATCGCCCTGGTATTATTGCTCGGTTTAGCGACTAAAAACGGAATTTTAATTGTTGAGTTTACCAACCAATTACGAGATAAAGGCTATACCACGTATCATGCTTTAGTCTCCGCTACGCAATTGCGTTTAAGACCGATTTTAATGACCGCTATTACCACGATTGCAGGAACACTGCCTCTAATTTTCTCAAGTGGTGCTGGGGCAGAAACTCGTTATATACTTGGGATTGTGCTGTTTTTTGGGGTGGCGTTTTCAACCCTATTAAGTCTTTTTATTATTCCAAGTGCTTATGCTCTAATGGCCAAAAATAGTGGTTCACCATTGGCCTCAACCCGCAAACTGGAATCTGCACTTGATAAGCAAGATGAATAA